The following proteins come from a genomic window of Enterobacter chengduensis:
- a CDS encoding putative holin: MAMPVTEHTEKTAALLIAGILGLSHHESGIIIGAFAGSLIFAVSASNKAIWARVILFTASMLTGITSAEFAASLLSSVLSKLLQHSVITPAPVGATLAAAASVRLLKYLSIYPARTLTALNRFKREEKE; the protein is encoded by the coding sequence ATGGCAATGCCTGTTACCGAACATACAGAGAAAACGGCAGCATTGCTGATTGCAGGCATTTTGGGGCTCAGCCATCATGAATCTGGAATTATTATTGGGGCATTTGCTGGCAGCCTGATTTTTGCGGTATCAGCGAGTAATAAAGCGATATGGGCGAGGGTGATTTTATTCACAGCATCGATGCTTACCGGGATTACCTCGGCAGAATTCGCCGCGTCGCTGCTTTCCTCTGTACTCAGTAAACTTCTTCAACATTCGGTAATTACGCCAGCACCGGTAGGGGCAACGCTTGCTGCTGCCGCATCTGTCAGATTATTGAAGTATTTGAGCATCTATCCCGCAAGGACATTAACAGCGCTAAATCGATTTAAAAGAGAAGAGAAGGAGTAA
- a CDS encoding M15 family metallopeptidase has protein sequence MDNFTFSSRSESNLEGVHPDLIQVARRALELSPMDFGITEGLRSCTRQAQLFKSGKSQTINSRHLTGHAIDIIAYPTPAGSWDFADYELIASAFKQAARELNIAVEWGGDWKQFKDGVHFQLPYDVNPA, from the coding sequence ATGGATAATTTTACGTTTAGCTCACGTAGTGAATCAAACCTTGAAGGCGTCCATCCGGACTTAATTCAGGTTGCACGCCGTGCGCTTGAATTAAGTCCAATGGATTTTGGTATTACTGAGGGGCTGAGAAGCTGTACGCGGCAGGCTCAGCTTTTCAAAAGTGGAAAATCTCAGACTATCAACAGCCGTCACTTAACGGGACATGCAATTGATATTATTGCCTATCCTACGCCAGCAGGTTCATGGGACTTTGCCGACTATGAGCTTATTGCGAGTGCATTCAAGCAGGCGGCCAGGGAACTCAATATTGCTGTTGAGTGGGGAGGTGACTGGAAGCAGTTCAAAGACGGTGTTCATTTTCAGCTTCCTTACGATGTGAATCCTGCGTGA